GGTTTATAACTCAAGAGTTGAGATGCAAAAAGCCAGTGAAGAACTTATGGAGTCGATGTCGGGATATAGCAGTGATGCCATAGCAGAGATGAAAAAAGTTCTTTGGCATGGATGCGATAACTGGGACGAGTTATTGGAAGAAAATGCAAAGGTTAGTGGAAAATTAGTATTGTCTGATTTTACTAAAAAGGCTTTATCAGATTTCAAAAAGTAGCAAATCTGTATTGTATAAAAATAAAAGCCGACTCATAGAATAATCTATGAGTCGGCAAAACCTAAATATTACAATAAAAAACTACAACTTTTCTTATTCAAAACTTAACTATAACAAAGATAACTAATTATATTATACTTTGAAAATTTATACGTATGGAATTGTTTTGCAGCAAATTCACATCTTAAATCATTTGTATGTTATTAGAATATAATTTTTAAATACCTGAGTATCAGCTTTCTTTACATTAAAAGAGGTGAGAAAATGTTGACCAATACAGTTAAAAGATATTAGATATTTTGTACCTTATAAAGGTATGGTATTTATTATATAACACTGGTATTGTGAGGAGAGGTTTGATATATTTTGTGGCTTTATTGTTGTTTTCTTTTTTGCTTTCATGCGAGAAGGAAGATGAAAGTTATAATATTGAGAACTGTAAAATTGATTATTATTCCATTTATAAAAATAATGAAGAAGTTGTAGAGGTAGTATTTGAGTATAACAGTGTTCTGGAAAAAATATTGGTTGATTATTATAAATCTACGCTTTTGGAGATTATTGTAGTAAATGAAAGTGGTAGAGTAAATACTTTGATATATTCTTATGGAGATGAGAGAACTTTTTTGGAAGTTGTGGAATATGAAGGTGATCGTATTTCTAAACTTACACGGAATTATTATGTAAAAACATCCTTCAAAAAAGAGGCAAATGAAGATGAGTTTATCAGCTCGGAGAGCTTTTCTTTTTTTTATGATGGAGATGAAATTATTGGAGCCAATTATTTTGTAAACGTAAACAGTTCCTTAGAGTTACAAACTATTATTGAGATAACCCGGGATGGCGATAATATTTCCACATGGACAGAATTAAATGCTAATAAAGAATTAGAAAGAAAATATACTTTTGTGTACGATAAAAAATCAAACCCTTTTAAAGGAATGATGATTTCGGAAGTTAGCCCTTATATTTATTTTAAATCCTCACATATATTGAATTACTTCAATTCAAATAATCTTAGATATGTTGAACTTACTGATGCTGATGGAAATAATATAGCATCTGTAACAAACAATATTCAGTATAATAATTCATCACTGGTCAATTATATATCGTCAGAAGGTGATGGAAACTATTCCGATGCAGGTTACACTATAAATCTTTTGTATACTTGTAGATAATTAATGGTTAAAATGTAAATGCATTGAATAAAGTAGTAGTAAAATACAAAAGCGGGCACGAGAAAGAAATTAATACAAAACTTAGTGATGATGCTAAAATTATTAAATTCCTGAAAATTACTGGTGACTGGAGTGATGATGTTCTTAGTTTTGAAGTGATTGAAGATATTAAGTCTGCATACTGTAACTACCAAAATCTCGGAAATGAATCTGTTTAGCCCTACCATAAGTAACACTGTACCATCACAGACTTAAATATAGCACAGAACGAGAAAGATCAGGCCATACGGTCATATTTTAAGAGACTCCAATCTTATTGGAGAGCATATTATACTATCAGAAAACTTACATTATACGATTTTAGAAAGGGAGAGAAAATCGAATTAAAAATGCCTGAGTTTTAGTTTTGCTGTTCGGAAATATTATTAAAAAATAGAATTCTCTGCGTAAGTTGTAAACAATTCAAGAGCTTTAATTCCTGCCAGTGAATTACCTTTTTTATCCAATCCCGGCGACCAAACGGAAACTGTAAGTTCTCCGGGTACTACTGCAACAATCCCTCCGCCAACTCCACTTTTTGCAGGCAGGCCAACGCGGTAAGCAACATCGCCAACAGCATCATATGTTCCACAGGTGAGCATTAATGCATTTATCCTTTTGGCACGACTTACACTTATAATTCTTTCTCCGGTTTTTGGATTTACACCATGGTTGGTTAGAAAGGCAAAAGTATCGCAAAGTTGTTCGCAATTCATTTCAATTGAACATTGGTGATAGTAAGTGTCTAAAACTTCATCAACAGAATTATTAATGTTATCGAAATCTTTCATCAGGTTTACTAATGAAGCATTCCTATAACCGGCTCCGGCTTCTGAGCGTGCTATCTTTTCGTTAAATTCTATGCCTTTATCACCGGAAAGGTTTTTAATGAATTTTAAAAAATCTTTTTTTGGATAGTTAAGATTAGTGTACATCTGATCGGTAGTAACCAGTGCTCCGGCATTTATAAACGGGTTTCGTGGAATACCGTTTTCGTATTCTAACTGCACTAAGGAGTTGAAAGGAGTACCTGATGGTTCTTTTCCGCATCTTGTTTTTAAAAAATCATCAGTATCTCTTATTACGGTGGTTAAGGATAAAACTTTTGATATACTTTGAATAGAAAACAGCTCATCGGCATCGCCTTTACTGAATACAGTACCATCCAGTAACTTAACAACCATTCCAAACTTATTATTGTCTTTTTTTGCTAAAGCAGGAATGTAGTCTGCCACTTTCCCCTTTCCAAGTAAAGGCTGAATTTCGTCATAGATACGATCCAAAATTGCTTGATAATCTGTCATCACGTATAGTTTTTTGCAATGGTAAATTAACAAAAAAATGAGCTGAAAAATACATGATATTTTTCAGCTCATTTTATATAGTACATTTTTAAGTGCTTTGATTACTTGAATATAATCATTAGCCCATATGGTTCCATCCCTGTGCTTTAAGGGGGATTGATTCTCCTGCCCTGGAAACAAGATTTGCCCCCGAAGAAGCATTCGTCATGTGTCCTATTACCGTTAAGTTTGGATTGGCTTTTATTTTGTCGAAATCTTTAATTGAAACCGTGAATAGAAGCTCATAATCTTCACCTCCACTCAAAGCTACAGTTGTAGTGTCGAGTTTAAATTCTTCGCAAACCGAAATTACAGTTGGATCTAAGGGTATTTTCTCTTCGAAAAGATTACATCCCACTTCCGATTGTTTGCATAAGTGAAGTATTTCGGATGATAATCCATCAGAAATATCTATCATT
This genomic stretch from Bacteroidota bacterium harbors:
- a CDS encoding glutaminase codes for the protein MTDYQAILDRIYDEIQPLLGKGKVADYIPALAKKDNNKFGMVVKLLDGTVFSKGDADELFSIQSISKVLSLTTVIRDTDDFLKTRCGKEPSGTPFNSLVQLEYENGIPRNPFINAGALVTTDQMYTNLNYPKKDFLKFIKNLSGDKGIEFNEKIARSEAGAGYRNASLVNLMKDFDNINNSVDEVLDTYYHQCSIEMNCEQLCDTFAFLTNHGVNPKTGERIISVSRAKRINALMLTCGTYDAVGDVAYRVGLPAKSGVGGGIVAVVPGELTVSVWSPGLDKKGNSLAGIKALELFTTYAENSIF